CCATCTTCAAGTAGGCTCTCTCACAGTCTTCCCGCGTAGTATACTCAATGAACCCATACTGTAACGAGCTACCGGTTACAGGATCCTTGACAATCTGACACCCAGTGATCTCGCCGAACCGGGAGAAAATGAGCTCCAGATCCTCAGCTTCCGTGACAGGATTGAGCTTGCACACAAACAAGACTGTCTCGGAGGGTTTTATCTCAGCAAAAGGCAAATCACCGATGATTTCAAGAGTCAAAGCTTGAGAGGTAGTTTCCGATGGCGCTGCATGGGTTGCCTTGGCTGAATCTGCTTTCGTGATGTTCAATCCAGCCTGTAGCCCAGTGTCTTCCTTGGTACCATCATCGCCAATTACAGAATCTTCCGCAGCATCTTCACCCTCTTCACCAGTTTCCAGGCCCTCTAGAACATGAATGATCTCGATGCTGCCTCCGTTCAGACCCTCTAGTAACTCCGCGCCCTCCACAATGTGTCCCAAGGCATGATCCAGTTTCTCTCCTAGTGAAAAAAGAAGATCTCCACTCTCACTGAATCCAACAGCTCCGACTTCAGAGCTAGAACCACCGTCACGGCCCCCAGAAATACCGCTGCCTCCCCTCAGTGTGCTCAGCACCTTGCCACTCATTTCCAACATGACTCCGTTGAAATCTTCATTTTCGCACAACTCGAGAAACCGAGTGCATTCTTTCACTGCAGCAGTGTCTAGATCAACAACCAGATCGCCTGTGTTAGCACTTGTGTCGGTTGTACCTGTTTCTGGGTCGTACTCACCACTGGTAGTCTCAATCAGTACACTCATTGCGTTATGATGTTTGATGTCAAGTGATGGTGATAAATATTATGCATGCCAAACTCAACACCATCGCCATGCTTGGGAGGTGCATGGTAGCAGTGAAATTGACTTGCGCCAAATGGAGTCTAAGCCATTGTCCGAGAAGGCAGCAAATACTATTCACAATGGGTAGGGATCAAATCGGAAAATTAAATCTGTTTATCATTCAGCGCAGAAGGGTTCAATATTATAGACCACTTGGTTTTGTGTGGCTCCATGTCCAACGCGCTAAAGAGGAAGAACAATGACGAAAGTCACTGTTGGATGCgtgatacttgtagacagtATTATTTTAATGCCTCTCGCAAGCTTGAGAAGAACCAATATGTCCCCGTTGACCTTACGTTGTCCGTTGCCATCATGATTACGTTTATATTACATGCCCTTCCAGTCTTGCCTACTCACCAATCAACCGAACACGCCGCAACCGCTCGGGATTGCCGGTGCTCTGGTAAAAGACAGTGGTAGCAGTCCACAGGTCCATGGGCTGTATCATCTGACATTTAGTTCCCAGCTCATCAAGCTTTTCGACTGTCTTTGCTTCCAAGCCTTCAATTTTGAGACCAGAAAAAAGGAGGTTCTCGTACAACGGCGGTTGCAGATCAATGTCGAGACTCTTGACAAGCTTATAAATAATAGTATGCAAAGgcacctcgtcgtcgtcatcatgTGAGTCAGCAGAGTGCTCAAATAGCTGGTCCAGGGGCGCAGCCTTTCGAAATTTCACATGACTGGACATAACTCGAGAGTCGTACACAGGGACTATCGTAATCTCAACCGAAGACACATCGATCACAAGAGCAACGTCTGACCGTGCACTGAGCGTCAGACAGAGCGGGGTGGGCGAAAATGCAATTCCTGGACAGTTCAGAAAGCCTGCCTTTCGAGCAACATGCACTCCTTCCCTTGAAAACCGTTCTGATTCGCGAGTGTGTGTATCTCGTGACTGTCTACCATCATTCGAATGTCTTGAGTGGCGACCGTCCCGTGACTGTCtgccatcacgtgacgactGTGGAATCTGCTCGTATCCTGTAAATACTAATCTCAACACACGTTTGATCGGATCACTGAGTGGAAACACCGACTCACAGATGATGGCCTTGTGTTTGGACGAGTCCAGCAGTAGAACTGACGAGAATGCATGTCGGATGGTTTTGTGTAAGAAGCTGAGTAACGAGCCAAGGTTGGCGCCAGGCtcttctgtgtctcctTCAACCTGAGTGGGCCATTGTAACGTGTAGCCGTCGTATGGAATGACATTGGGTCCCCCAACTTGTCCAATTGCTCCGACCACGAGATGCGTTGGGGTGAATTGGAAGATCACCGGTGCTCCGCGGTtggtggagctggtggatgACATTGTGTATGTTAGCTGGTCCTGGTCGCTCTGTCGTGTTTCATTTCGTGTTGTGCATGGAGGCGCATGAGAGTGATGGTTTTAGCTGTGATGGAAAGTGAGTGTGTGAGTTGCAGTAAGTAGTTTAGTTGGGATTTTAGTTGGTACGTGCGAGACAGGAAAACCTTCATCGATTTGGTCTAAAATAACAACCATGATAATCAATCATCATGAAGATGTCGGTAAAATTATCGCTGTGATTTCATCTCTTTAGTATGTTTTGTTATTGTCAATAGAAACAAAATTGGATGTGAACTTGTAGGATTGACTGCGCGCTACATACAGACAGTGAGTAGTTTCAACTCGCGAGCTGGTTCTGATTCAATCAGCACAGCAATTGCTATAAACTACCTTTCGTCCCCACTTCCCCGCAGCCCCTCATCTTTCTTTCATAGGCCCGGCTCTTGTTAGTTCCGTTTCCGACTATTGGTACAGATATTGAACAGGACAATAGAatagctacttgtacttgtagttgtagagCACCGATCCACTTGTAGCCAGCCATAGTGTAGCCATCGCTTCAGGTGCTTCTGGGACAGTCATATGGGGTATCTTAGTGGGGTGACAGGGTGTAGATGTCTCAACTCGTCTACAAGCAGACCTTATCAATGTTTGTATTGAGACAATTCGAACAAGCCAAGTCCTGCGAACATATAGAAGCACAGTGTcgccaagaccaagatAGTCAAGATCCGGATTAGttccagcaccttgtcgTGGCTAGTGTCAGGCTGTATTTTGCTCACAAGTACTAGCGCTCTATATCAACAACCGTACACCACCTGTGCCTTCAAGTTGGCTGTTATTAGAGCTCTTTCTGATCAAGTTGACGCTCTCGAATCTGTCGGAGTCCGGTAAACAGGTGGTTCTATTAATAGTCATCGCCAGTGTCTCTCTCCGCACTTAAATGCACATGTCGTCCGATTGGTGATTGTTCCTGGTGTGTACGTTTGACATGTTTACACTCCTGAAGCATGCGTAGTGAGACAACAAGACAACCGCCGCCATGGACGAGAACAGGGACGAGACAGGGGCCACTGGTGCTATTGGAAATAATATTCCTCAGAGTGGATTTGTTCCAGAATGGACTCCAACGATGCAGACCGACACATTCATGGTTATTTTCCAGTCTCGTTCGACTCGTCTGACTCGGTACAGCAAAAGAGACCTGTCACTCTTCCGCACGATAAGATAAACGCAATCTGTTTCGGGGAACTCAAACCTTTAGGGTGATATAAACCAGTCACTGGAGTACCGTGCCTGTGACCGTTATCGTCAGTGTTTATGCACAATCGGGGTTTCTCTGTTCCTACAGCTGCTCCTACCCGGTTTGATCGGAGCTTCCAGCCGGCTGTATTCAAGTATTGTATTTGACAGTAGTATTTGGTCTCCActaaaataaaaaaattacgCTTTCGAAAACTGTaaaaaggtggagatggagacatGAGACGAAAGATACCAACTGTCTGGAGTCACTGTAATAGCTGTCGTACGAGTAGCTGGTGTTGCGAAGGCCAttcgactacaagtatgtagCCGAAAAGTCCAGGAATGAGATGTACCTGCGTTGCGGTTTCTGTATGTACCAGTAAACACACGCTTCATCTATCATACTGTGGCTTGTCTATCAAAACAGTGACAGGGGCACGCGACACGCATCCacatacagtattgtacagcACTACGTACGTTTGTATGCTTTCCTATACTGGTGGTATACTAAGGAAGGTGCCGAACCTTCTATGAGATTCCGTGGTCGGCGAGATGGGAGCTGACAACCGGAGGTCTACTGGTGGTGAGACTAATCAAGTGTCCCGACCCAGCTCTATCGCTAGTGAGCCAGAGCCCCACAAAACCTCCCCTTCCTATCCGGTTTCATCCCGCCCTAAATCGGCCCTTACATTCGTTACATGTCTGGCCACTGGAGAGTTTCTGCACCGCAGTGTTAGCGTGGATTTTAGTTCCCTTTATCGGCTGCTCGTGTGACCCGTTTTGGGGGGCAATAAGCGGGAATAACTGGATGAAAGTGGTATTTTTGGGGTCGTTGAGACGAGGGGGGTATGAATTCTGGCCCAAACTGTCCGAAATATGTATTTCAACCGCTCCATACCACCCTGAATCAGTACTCTATGATGCTCCCACACCTAACTATCTGGATCTTTTTCCCCCCCCAAACAGCGAATAAGCTTAGACTACATAGGCTCGGACTACTTTGCACGAtaaaaaagagaaaaaattATATGGTGTCGGTAGTTCCGTcaaatatatatagacgTGGTAGGTACCTCCCCATTTCTAACCTGCAATCAATGCAACAGACTCCTTTTCAGGCACTCAAACAACTAACATGGACCGGCGACTATGGAGCCTTTGTAGATAATCTCCAAGGGCTACGACAAGGCCAGCATGGAGAAGCCGGGGTGGACGCTCGTTTTGTACTGATGCGTCTGATGAAGATTCTCCCGGCCGAAGATCTCGTGACTCTACGAGGACTGTGCGACGTgggcgacgacgacgaggaggccactctggctctgttcGAGTCGTATCTCAAGGAAAAGGACGGCAAGGCCCGGTTCTACAGACACAAGATGCTAGAAGTCATGTATAGAAAGCTGGTGGAACCTCACGGACGACTCAACACCCACGCCTTTCTGCTCGTGTACATGTCCTTTGTGCGGCTCGAAATTGAAGATCTTAAGCtgcccgaggaggacaaggccGCTCTCATGATGTATCATGTGCCGAGGGTGCTCTATAGACCCCTGGTGCGAGCATTCCCGTATTTGGCGGACAACGTGGACCGAGCTCATCTTGGACCTCCCCGACGAGGCTCGCATGGAAGCATAGAGTCCGCCGAGGTGATTCCGCTCGATTGGGACGGTATTTGTGCGCTTTTCGACACTG
This genomic interval from Yarrowia lipolytica chromosome 1E, complete sequence contains the following:
- a CDS encoding uncharacterized protein (Compare to YALI0E31551g, ancestral locus Anc_1.102, similar to Saccharomyces cerevisiae ARP10 (YDR106W); ancestral locus Anc_8.251, some similarities with uniprot|Q04549 Saccharomyces cerevisiae YDR106W ARP10 Actin-like protein and wi|NCU07179.1 Neurospora crassa NCU07179.1 hypothetical protein) → MSSTSSTNRGAPVIFQFTPTHLVVGAIGQVGGPNVIPYDGYTLQWPTQVEGDTEEPGANLGSLLSFLHKTIRHAFSSVLLLDSSKHKAIICESVFPLSDPIKRVLRLVFTGYEQIPQSSRDGRQSRDGRHSRHSNDGRQSRDTHTRESERFSREGVHVARKAGFLNCPGIAFSPTPLCLTLSARSDVALVIDVSSVEITIVPVYDSRVMSSHVKFRKAAPLDQLFEHSADSHDDDDEVPLHTIIYKLVKSLDIDLQPPLYENLLFSGLKIEGLEAKTVEKLDELGTKCQMIQPMDLWTATTVFYQSTGNPERLRRVRLIGDLVVDLDTAAVKECTRFLELCENEDFNGVMLEMSGKVLSTLRGGSGISGGRDGGSSSEVGAVGFSESGDLLFSLGEKLDHALGHIVEGAELLEGLNGGSIEIIHVLEGLETGEEGEDAAEDSVIGDDGTKEDTGLQAGLNITKADSAKATHAAPSETTSQALTLEIIGDLPFAEIKPSETVLFVCKLNPVTEAEDLELIFSRFGEITGCQIVKDPVTGSSLQYGFIEYTTREDCERAYLKMEGVLIDDHRIHVDFSQSVRKMQQRKQGGGGREWRDYDPEERRSGRDSRSDRDSRHRRSDDKRSVDRGADRQSDRRSHRSDRDSRDSRSSRTNRSSRSDRDYRESRDNSDSHDSRRSHRDSRDSHRSGRDRDRDRSPGRSRRPDRDRRDRDRDYDRDRDRDERDSRDRRDRRDRREGHERESDKRSHRPLRSDKDRSERRSRH
- a CDS encoding uncharacterized protein (Compare to YALI0E31559g, no similarity), with protein sequence MNSGPNCPKYVFQPLHTTLNQYSMMLPHLTIWIFFPPQTANKLRLHRLGLLCTIKKRKNYMVSVVPSNIYRRGRYLPISNLQSMQQTPFQALKQLTWTGDYGAFVDNLQGLRQGQHGEAGVDARFVLMRLMKILPAEDLVTLRGLCDVGDDDEEATLALFESYLKEKDGKARFYRHKMLEVMYRKLVEPHGRLNTHAFLLVYMSFVRLEIEDLKLPEEDKAALMMYHVPRVLYRPLVRAFPYLADNVDRAHLGPPRRGSHGSIESAEVIPLDWDGICALFDTEAVSSVFPLGATHRAFEGDVLSLIDDDVTVL